In Actinoplanes derwentensis, the following proteins share a genomic window:
- a CDS encoding glycosyltransferase: MTAVVPAAPLLDEESGVLPAVVLDLELSEPLPPVGATAPDGRRVQQAWALVRLFTEPLGTILVDVPEQGLTPAGLAAAIDAELGDVIRPRLDGAPVPSAGFVPATEPAFLASRRAALATAPDITVVVCTRERPGALARCLDSLLAQVYPAARILVVDNAPETDATAEVARSAARRGKVDYLKEPTAGLSFARNTAEKATKGEIVAWIDDDELADRYWLAEVARALVENPHADVVSGVIVPAELETRAQIWFEQFGGHSKGRGFTPDRFGPETAQRQSPLYPLPPFGTGANMTFRPGVIERIGGWDNALGAGTPAMGSEDTLAFTKVLLAGGTIVYQPTAVTHHYHRRDFAGLHKQMVGYGTGLTAAYTGLVLGRPGLLFALIKLAPTALRDLTGADSLRVSTLRDDFPRELLTANRRGMMAGPRAYLRGRRAARAKLRGTR; encoded by the coding sequence GTGACCGCCGTAGTCCCCGCCGCCCCGCTGCTCGACGAAGAGAGCGGCGTCCTTCCCGCCGTCGTCCTCGACCTGGAACTCTCCGAGCCGCTGCCGCCGGTCGGCGCGACGGCTCCCGACGGCCGCCGGGTCCAGCAGGCGTGGGCGCTGGTGCGGCTCTTCACCGAACCGCTCGGCACGATCCTGGTGGACGTACCGGAGCAGGGTCTGACCCCGGCCGGCCTGGCCGCGGCGATCGACGCCGAACTGGGCGACGTGATCCGGCCCCGGCTGGACGGTGCCCCGGTGCCGTCGGCCGGGTTCGTCCCGGCGACCGAGCCGGCGTTCCTGGCGAGCCGGCGGGCCGCACTGGCCACGGCACCGGACATCACCGTGGTGGTCTGCACCCGGGAACGGCCGGGTGCGCTGGCCCGCTGCCTGGACAGCCTGCTCGCCCAGGTCTACCCGGCGGCCCGGATCCTGGTCGTCGACAACGCGCCGGAGACCGACGCGACGGCCGAGGTGGCCCGCTCGGCGGCCCGCCGCGGCAAGGTCGACTACCTCAAGGAGCCGACGGCCGGACTGTCCTTCGCCCGTAACACCGCGGAGAAGGCCACCAAGGGAGAGATCGTCGCGTGGATCGACGACGACGAGCTGGCCGACCGGTACTGGCTGGCCGAGGTGGCCCGCGCCCTGGTCGAGAACCCGCACGCCGACGTGGTCTCCGGGGTGATCGTCCCGGCCGAGCTGGAGACCCGGGCGCAGATCTGGTTCGAGCAGTTCGGCGGGCACAGCAAGGGCCGCGGGTTCACCCCGGACCGGTTCGGCCCGGAGACCGCGCAGCGGCAGAGCCCGCTCTACCCGCTGCCGCCGTTCGGCACCGGTGCCAACATGACCTTCCGGCCCGGCGTGATCGAGCGGATCGGCGGCTGGGACAACGCCCTCGGCGCCGGCACCCCGGCGATGGGCTCCGAGGACACTCTCGCCTTCACCAAGGTGCTGCTGGCCGGCGGGACGATCGTCTACCAGCCCACCGCGGTCACCCACCACTACCACCGGCGGGACTTCGCGGGGCTGCACAAACAGATGGTGGGGTACGGGACGGGGCTGACCGCGGCGTACACCGGTCTGGTCCTGGGCCGGCCCGGTCTGCTCTTCGCCCTGATCAAGCTGGCGCCGACCGCGCTGCGGGATCTGACCGGCGCGGACAGCCTGCGGGTGTCGACCCTGCGGGACGATTTCCCACGTGAGCTCCTGACGGCCAACCGGCGAGGGATGATGGCCGGACCACGTGCCTACCTCCGGGGCCGGCGCGCCGCCCGGGCGAAACTCCGGGGTACCCGCTAA
- a CDS encoding glycosyltransferase family 2 protein yields MNHTPLATTIVIPTYSEVRWDYLTRTLESARAQSHTPDEIVVVVDHNPAMYERIQRELPGVTVLRNAYAQGVSGNRNTGAFHARTPLIAFLDDDIIADRHWLARQIEPFAEPTVVGTGGAIQPAWEGPAPRWMPAEFLWAVGGSYTGMPTETAPIRNVWSANMIVRKEVFEAAGGFRVGFGKLGSRNRPEDTDLCLRMSQVGGGRWMYVPSAVIQHEVPRQRASFRFFVRRCYAEGRGKVQMAGLHENDALGAERNYLRSLPMAMFRYFGAGLTGKGSDNFLRSGGVVAGVAAAGFGGVVETVSSKRLSRKTPVEVAP; encoded by the coding sequence GTGAACCACACCCCTCTCGCGACGACGATCGTCATCCCGACCTACTCCGAGGTGCGCTGGGACTACCTGACACGGACGCTGGAGTCCGCGCGGGCCCAGTCGCACACCCCCGACGAGATCGTCGTCGTGGTCGACCACAACCCGGCGATGTACGAGCGGATCCAGCGCGAGCTGCCCGGCGTCACCGTGCTGCGGAACGCCTACGCCCAGGGTGTCTCCGGCAACCGCAACACCGGCGCCTTCCACGCGAGGACGCCACTGATCGCGTTCCTGGACGACGACATCATCGCCGACCGGCACTGGCTGGCCCGGCAGATCGAGCCGTTCGCCGAACCCACCGTGGTCGGCACCGGCGGCGCGATCCAGCCCGCCTGGGAGGGCCCGGCCCCGCGCTGGATGCCGGCCGAGTTCCTGTGGGCGGTCGGTGGCTCGTACACCGGGATGCCCACCGAGACCGCGCCCATCCGCAACGTGTGGTCGGCCAACATGATCGTTCGCAAGGAGGTGTTCGAGGCCGCCGGCGGTTTCCGGGTCGGCTTCGGCAAGCTCGGCTCCCGCAACCGGCCCGAGGACACCGACCTCTGCCTGCGGATGAGCCAGGTCGGCGGTGGCCGCTGGATGTACGTGCCGAGCGCCGTCATCCAGCACGAGGTGCCGAGACAACGGGCCAGTTTCCGCTTCTTCGTGCGCCGCTGCTACGCGGAGGGCCGCGGCAAGGTCCAGATGGCCGGCCTGCACGAGAACGACGCGCTCGGAGCCGAGCGCAACTACCTCCGGTCCCTGCCCATGGCGATGTTCCGGTACTTCGGGGCGGGCCTGACCGGCAAGGGCTCCGACAACTTCCTGCGCTCCGGCGGTGTGGTCGCCGGAGTCGCCGCCGCCGGTTTCGGGGGCGTCGTCGAGACCGTCAGCTCGAAGCGGCTCAGCCGCAAGACCCCCGTAGAGGTTGCCCCGTGA
- a CDS encoding glycosyltransferase family 2 protein — protein sequence MIPTLNEERNLPHVFAKLPAMITEVIVVDGGSKDRTVEVARQLRPDAVIVQQTRKGKGNALAVGFRACTGDIIVMIDADGSTDPGEIPLFVDKLIRGDHFVKGSRFSHGGHSHDITRLRKLGNDGLNLVVNVLFKTHFTDLCYGYNAFWRSVVPALDLPDVNLPQPADGSKLWGDGFEIETMINIRAVAEKLKVGEVGSTEHERIHGESNLNTFRDGFRVLRTIFSEFGRMRGRRSSGKRPFVEGLQLIAPRVSTPPLANPVAPRHAADPRQNAGHLNRTVGARRSEDINQIRARSFDDLGAQPTQDLRSARARAFDDLGSRQTQDINTLRRTSLDD from the coding sequence GCCGCACGTGTTCGCGAAGCTCCCGGCGATGATCACCGAGGTGATCGTCGTCGATGGCGGGTCGAAGGACCGGACCGTCGAGGTGGCGCGTCAGCTACGCCCGGACGCGGTGATCGTGCAGCAGACCCGTAAGGGCAAGGGCAACGCCCTCGCGGTCGGCTTCCGGGCCTGCACCGGCGACATCATCGTGATGATCGACGCCGACGGCTCGACCGACCCGGGCGAGATCCCGCTCTTCGTCGACAAGCTGATCCGCGGCGACCACTTCGTGAAGGGCTCCCGGTTCAGCCACGGCGGCCACAGTCACGACATCACCCGGCTGCGCAAGCTCGGCAACGACGGGCTCAACCTGGTCGTGAACGTGCTGTTCAAGACCCACTTCACCGACCTGTGCTACGGCTACAACGCCTTCTGGCGCTCGGTCGTGCCGGCCCTGGACCTGCCGGACGTGAACCTGCCGCAGCCGGCCGACGGCAGCAAGCTCTGGGGCGACGGCTTCGAGATCGAAACCATGATCAACATCCGCGCGGTCGCGGAGAAGCTCAAGGTCGGCGAGGTCGGCAGCACCGAGCACGAGCGCATCCACGGCGAGAGCAACCTCAACACCTTCCGTGACGGCTTCCGGGTGCTCCGCACCATCTTCAGCGAGTTCGGCCGGATGCGCGGCCGCCGGAGCTCGGGCAAGCGCCCGTTCGTCGAGGGCCTGCAGCTGATCGCGCCGCGCGTCAGCACCCCTCCGCTGGCGAACCCGGTCGCGCCCCGCCACGCGGCCGACCCCCGCCAGAACGCCGGCCACCTCAACCGCACCGTCGGCGCCCGGCGCTCCGAGGACATCAACCAGATCCGGGCCCGGTCCTTCGACGACCTCGGGGCCCAGCCCACCCAGGACCTGCGGTCCGCCCGGGCCCGCGCGTTCGACGACCTCGGCAGCCGGCAGACCCAGGACATCAACACCCTGCGCCGCACCTCGCTCGACGACTGA